Proteins encoded together in one Lathyrus oleraceus cultivar Zhongwan6 chromosome 5, CAAS_Psat_ZW6_1.0, whole genome shotgun sequence window:
- the LOC127080236 gene encoding uncharacterized protein LOC127080236 has translation MASAADSKSRNNLPFPVSVKLDRDNYPLWKSLVISIVKGCRLDGHMLGTKECPEKFIASTDSSKKSNPAFEDWQAHDSQLLGWLMNSMTTEMATQLLHCETSKQLWDEAQSLAGAHTDLESLTSNLSFTALEKER, from the coding sequence ATGGCATCCGCTGCAGATTCAAAGTCCAGAAATAATCTCCCATTCCCTGTGTCTGTCAAGTTGGACAGAGACAACTATCCACTATGGAAATCTTTGGTGATCTCTATAGTCAAAGGCTGCAGGCTCGATGGGCACATGCTAGGGACAAAGGAGTGTCCCGAAAAATTTATAGCCTCTACAGATTCAAGCAAGAAGTCAAATCCTGCTTTTGAAGATTGGCAGGCTCATGATTCACAACTCCTTGGATGGTTGATGAATTCAATGACTACTGAAATGGCAACACAGTTGCTGCACTGTGAAACCTCAAAACAACTTTGGGATGAAGCCCAAAGCCTAGCAGGTGCACACACAGATCTCGAGTCACTTACCTCAAATCTGAGTTTCACAGCATTAGAAAAGGAGAGATGA